Proteins encoded by one window of Pyrinomonadaceae bacterium:
- a CDS encoding site-specific DNA-methyltransferase, producing MGDVLQIIHNDALSALRELPDESVQCVVTSPPYFGLRDYGVEPRVWDETVECQHEFVESRQYQDSPVRSGAEGVGFHDAETTKAQRWRTHGACVCGAWHGCLGLEPTPDLYVDHLVQILREARRAMRSDGTLWLNIGDSYSSASNGRPQSGLKALSDKCSPRKNPRKNHAYQDRPDVFVSRPVVATCKPKDLIGIPWMLAFALRGDGWYLRSDIIWNKPNPMPESVTDRPTKSHEYIFLLSKSERYFFNAEAVREKASHAGQVISLGAKSMSRGQAAGMNVEPSGNGKAESYTVVEGRNIRSVWTITTQPFPGAHFAVFPTDIPRRCVLAGSKHGDVILDPFAGSGTTGKVAIELGRKAILIEPKAEYVEMIKRRTQTTMGLPLAV from the coding sequence ATGGGCGACGTACTTCAAATTATTCACAACGATGCGCTTTCGGCGTTGCGAGAATTGCCGGACGAGTCGGTTCAGTGCGTCGTGACTTCGCCGCCCTATTTTGGCTTGCGAGATTACGGCGTTGAGCCGCGTGTGTGGGATGAAACGGTTGAGTGTCAGCACGAGTTTGTTGAGTCGCGTCAGTACCAGGATTCGCCTGTCCGATCGGGCGCTGAAGGGGTCGGCTTCCACGATGCCGAGACGACTAAGGCGCAACGCTGGCGAACGCATGGAGCGTGCGTCTGTGGCGCGTGGCACGGCTGTCTAGGGCTTGAGCCAACACCGGATTTGTACGTTGACCACCTTGTTCAAATCTTGCGCGAAGCAAGACGTGCGATGCGTAGCGACGGAACTCTGTGGCTGAATATCGGCGATAGCTATAGCAGCGCGTCGAATGGCCGTCCGCAGTCGGGACTTAAAGCGCTTTCAGATAAGTGTTCACCGCGAAAGAATCCACGGAAAAATCACGCCTACCAAGACCGCCCAGATGTCTTCGTCTCGCGACCCGTTGTGGCCACTTGCAAGCCAAAAGACCTAATCGGTATTCCGTGGATGCTGGCCTTCGCTCTCCGTGGCGATGGTTGGTATTTGCGCTCGGACATCATCTGGAATAAGCCAAATCCGATGCCTGAAAGCGTCACGGATCGGCCTACCAAGTCACACGAATACATCTTTCTACTTTCCAAGTCTGAGCGGTATTTCTTTAATGCCGAAGCGGTGCGGGAAAAGGCAAGCCATGCCGGACAAGTAATCAGTTTAGGTGCGAAGTCTATGTCGCGCGGACAAGCGGCCGGAATGAACGTAGAACCGAGCGGCAACGGTAAAGCAGAGAGCTACACAGTTGTCGAAGGTCGGAACATTCGCTCGGTTTGGACTATCACCACACAACCATTTCCCGGCGCACATTTCGCTGTATTCCCGACTGACATTCCGCGGCGTTGTGTTCTCGCGGGAAGTAAACATGGTGACGTAATTCTCGATCCTTTTGCGGGTAGCGGCACAACCGGAAAAGTAGCAATCGAACTTGGACGCAAGGCGATCCTGATTGAACCAAAGGCAGAGTATGTCGAAATGATTAAGCGGCGCACTCAGACAACGATGGGTTTGCCGCTGGCGGTGTAG